Proteins from one bacterium genomic window:
- a CDS encoding formimidoylglutamate deiminase: MWHADQAWLGRRAENVLIEVENGRIKALTEGVPAPSGATALKGWTIPGLADVHSHAFQRRLRGTTESGGGDFWEWRRQMYSQTDWDGPGYLKHSRLVFKEMLEAGITAVGEFHYLHRGGNELGEALISAARQEGIRITLLDACYLRGGLDGRPLEGEQRSFSDGDAERWARRMDELEDGDGVRIGAAIHSVRAVDPESMRIVAAWARRRGAPLHIHLAEQPAEVEECRAIEGCTPAELLEREGILGPDLTAVHAIHVDDHDISLLGDHQVLICACPTTERDLGDRVGPLRALADAGCAVCVGSDSNAVIDILEEARALELDQRRATGRRVLHQPEDLLRAATVAGMRALGWQAGALLPGMLADFITLDQPRQALWRRLEVGYLIYGYSACDVTNVVVGGRTAVSR, from the coding sequence CTGTGGCACGCCGACCAGGCTTGGCTCGGCCGCCGGGCCGAGAACGTCCTGATCGAGGTCGAGAACGGGCGCATCAAAGCCCTCACCGAGGGCGTGCCCGCGCCATCCGGTGCGACCGCGCTCAAGGGCTGGACCATCCCGGGGCTGGCCGACGTGCACAGCCACGCTTTTCAGCGCCGCCTGCGGGGCACGACCGAGTCCGGCGGTGGCGACTTCTGGGAGTGGCGCCGCCAGATGTACAGCCAGACCGATTGGGACGGGCCCGGCTACTTGAAGCACTCGCGCCTGGTGTTCAAGGAGATGCTCGAGGCCGGGATCACGGCCGTGGGCGAGTTCCATTACCTGCACCGCGGCGGCAATGAGCTCGGGGAGGCGCTGATCAGCGCCGCCCGCCAGGAGGGAATCCGGATCACCCTTCTCGACGCCTGCTACCTGCGCGGCGGCCTCGACGGCAGACCGCTCGAGGGTGAACAGCGGTCGTTCTCGGATGGCGACGCCGAGCGCTGGGCGCGGCGCATGGACGAGCTCGAGGATGGCGACGGGGTTCGCATCGGCGCCGCCATCCACAGCGTGCGCGCCGTCGATCCGGAATCGATGCGCATCGTCGCGGCGTGGGCGCGCCGGCGCGGCGCGCCGCTCCACATCCACCTGGCCGAGCAGCCGGCGGAGGTGGAGGAATGCCGGGCGATCGAAGGCTGCACCCCGGCCGAGCTGCTGGAGCGCGAGGGGATCCTCGGGCCGGACCTGACCGCCGTGCACGCCATCCATGTCGATGATCACGACATCTCGCTGCTGGGAGATCACCAGGTTTTGATCTGCGCGTGCCCGACCACCGAGCGCGATCTCGGCGATCGCGTGGGTCCGCTGCGGGCGCTGGCCGATGCCGGCTGCGCGGTGTGCGTGGGCAGCGATTCCAACGCGGTGATCGACATCCTCGAGGAGGCGCGCGCGCTCGAGCTGGATCAGCGACGTGCCACGGGACGCCGGGTGCTGCACCAGCCGGAGGACCTGCTGCGCGCCGCCACGGTGGCCGGCATGCGCGCTCTTGGCTGGCAGGCCGGCGCGCTGCTGCCGGGAATGCTCGCCGACTTCATCACCCTCGACCAGCCGCGACAGGCGCTCTGGAGGCGCCTGGAGGTCGGGTACCTCATCTACGGCTACTCGGCGTGCGATGTGACGAACGTGGTCGTCGGCGGCCGGACCGCGGTGTCGAGATGA
- the hutI gene encoding imidazolonepropionase has protein sequence MRRLGNIGRLFTSTVAGVIEDAAVICDGERIAWCGRQGEEPREMLEAVVEEDDCGGGLVTAGLIDAHTHPVYAGDRMAEVAMRTAGASYAEVAKAGGGIRATVAATRAESMSSLEQATARRLRGWLEGGATTVEAKTGYHLEREGELATTRLLARLAERKDLPRLEITFLAAHALPPGRSEGPGPYAKDVAGWCQDARAAGARFCDVFCDRGYFTVAQSRRILKAALEAGLIPRLHADELARTGGSRLAAELGAVSADHLLRADRGDAVALARAGVVATLAPATALSIGKLPPVRELTEAGAVIALGTDHNPGTSGMTSMSLVVAMAVALFKLSVERALIAATAGGAHSLSRSDRGAVAPSKLADLVLWEADHEGAFAWAYGLKPRVVWRGGAQVFA, from the coding sequence ATGAGGCGTCTCGGCAACATCGGCCGCCTGTTCACGAGCACCGTCGCCGGCGTGATCGAGGACGCGGCGGTGATTTGCGATGGCGAGCGAATCGCCTGGTGTGGACGCCAGGGGGAGGAGCCGCGGGAGATGCTCGAGGCGGTGGTGGAGGAGGACGACTGTGGCGGTGGGCTGGTCACCGCCGGCTTGATCGACGCCCACACGCATCCCGTCTACGCGGGAGATCGGATGGCCGAGGTCGCGATGCGCACGGCGGGCGCCTCATACGCGGAGGTGGCGAAGGCCGGTGGGGGTATCCGCGCGACGGTGGCGGCGACGCGCGCCGAGTCGATGAGCTCTCTCGAGCAGGCCACCGCGCGGCGGTTGCGGGGCTGGCTCGAAGGCGGCGCCACCACGGTGGAGGCGAAGACCGGTTACCACCTCGAACGCGAGGGGGAGCTCGCGACCACGCGGCTGCTCGCGCGGCTCGCCGAGCGCAAGGATCTCCCGCGCCTCGAGATCACGTTTCTCGCCGCGCACGCTCTGCCTCCCGGCCGGTCGGAGGGGCCAGGCCCGTACGCCAAAGACGTCGCCGGCTGGTGCCAGGACGCTCGCGCCGCCGGCGCGCGCTTCTGTGACGTCTTCTGCGACCGCGGCTACTTCACGGTCGCCCAATCGCGCCGCATCCTGAAAGCGGCGCTCGAGGCCGGGCTCATCCCCCGCCTCCACGCCGACGAGCTGGCTCGCACCGGCGGCTCGCGCCTGGCGGCCGAGCTGGGCGCGGTTTCAGCGGATCACCTCCTGCGCGCCGACCGCGGCGATGCGGTCGCCCTGGCACGCGCCGGCGTCGTCGCGACGCTCGCCCCCGCCACCGCTCTGTCGATCGGCAAGCTGCCGCCGGTCAGGGAGCTGACCGAAGCCGGAGCGGTGATCGCGCTCGGCACCGATCACAACCCGGGGACCAGCGGGATGACCAGCATGAGCCTGGTGGTGGCCATGGCGGTCGCGCTTTTCAAGCTCTCCGTCGAACGGGCGTTGATCGCGGCCACCGCCGGCGGAGCGCATTCGCTTTCACGATCCGATCGGGGCGCCGTCGCGCCTTCCAAGCTGGCCGACCTCGTGCTCTGGGAAGCGGATCACGAGGGGGCGTTCGCGTGGGCTTACGGGCTCAAGCCCCGTGTTGTGTGGCGCGGCGGTGCGCAAGTTTTCGCTTGA
- the zwf gene encoding glucose-6-phosphate dehydrogenase: MMPSPAPTWSMASPTYDSSMAASVDLIVFGASGDLARRKILPSLGRLMTREGQHLRVIGAGRSHKSTAEFRDLVSEAGGNRQLAETAEWVQLDYRQPSTFAPLKELVTGTPCVIFYLATPAETFSDILAGLSLSSLAHRTDTTRRIVVEKPLGHDLASAHKLNAQLAEAFDEEQIFRIDHYLAKDTVQNVMALRFSNSLFEPVWNRTLVETILITVAEQEGIGQRAGYYDQTGAVRDIIQNHVLQLLALITMEPPTTFDADYVRRAKRAALRAMSPIDPASAVRGQYEGYLDEQGVAPDSRRETYVAARVAIENWRWDGVPIFVRTGKALRRRATEVVIKLRDAPMLRIGGRRQRGIPTLIVIRIQPDEGISLRIGAKRPGTKFEMVPAGMRLDYAGLTKAALPDAYENVLSEVLAGGHSAFPSAEEIELSWEIVDPLVRAWEADGHPETYPVASWGPHAADDLVAAGGGGRWMVSGDEPGTG; encoded by the coding sequence ATGATGCCGTCGCCGGCACCGACGTGGTCGATGGCTAGCCCCACGTACGATTCGAGCATGGCAGCGAGCGTGGACCTCATCGTCTTCGGCGCCTCGGGCGACCTTGCGCGCCGCAAGATCCTGCCTTCCCTGGGCCGGCTCATGACGCGCGAGGGCCAGCATCTCCGCGTCATCGGCGCGGGCCGGAGCCACAAATCGACGGCTGAGTTTCGCGACCTGGTGAGCGAGGCCGGCGGCAACCGGCAGCTCGCCGAGACCGCGGAATGGGTGCAGCTCGACTACAGGCAGCCTTCGACCTTCGCGCCGCTGAAGGAGCTGGTTACGGGTACACCCTGCGTCATCTTCTATCTCGCGACCCCGGCCGAGACGTTCAGCGACATCCTGGCCGGGCTGTCGCTGTCGAGCCTGGCGCACAGGACCGACACGACCCGCCGCATCGTGGTCGAGAAACCCCTCGGTCACGACCTGGCGTCAGCACACAAGCTCAACGCGCAGCTGGCCGAGGCGTTCGACGAGGAGCAGATCTTCCGCATCGATCACTACCTCGCCAAGGACACGGTCCAGAACGTGATGGCGCTGCGCTTCTCGAACTCCCTGTTCGAACCGGTGTGGAACCGCACGCTGGTGGAGACGATCCTGATCACGGTGGCCGAGCAGGAGGGCATCGGTCAGCGTGCGGGCTACTACGACCAGACGGGCGCGGTGCGCGACATCATCCAGAACCACGTGCTGCAGCTGCTGGCCCTGATCACGATGGAGCCGCCGACGACGTTCGACGCCGACTACGTGCGCCGCGCCAAGCGAGCCGCTTTGCGGGCCATGTCTCCGATCGACCCCGCATCGGCCGTGCGGGGGCAGTACGAGGGCTACCTCGACGAACAAGGCGTGGCGCCGGACTCGCGGCGCGAGACCTACGTCGCCGCACGTGTGGCGATCGAGAACTGGCGTTGGGACGGCGTGCCCATCTTCGTGCGGACGGGCAAGGCGCTCCGGCGGCGCGCCACCGAAGTCGTGATCAAGCTTCGCGATGCGCCCATGCTTCGCATCGGCGGCCGGCGCCAGCGCGGCATCCCGACTCTCATCGTGATCCGCATCCAGCCCGACGAGGGGATCTCGCTGCGGATTGGCGCCAAGCGTCCGGGCACCAAGTTCGAGATGGTGCCGGCGGGGATGCGGCTGGACTATGCCGGACTGACCAAGGCGGCGCTGCCCGACGCATACGAAAACGTGCTTTCAGAGGTGCTCGCGGGCGGGCACTCGGCCTTCCCGAGTGCCGAGGAGATCGAGCTGTCTTGGGAGATCGTGGATCCCCTGGTCCGGGCGTGGGAGGCGGACGGCCACCCTGAGACCTACCCCGTCGCATCCTGGGGGCCGCACGCCGCCGACGACCTGGTCGCCGCGGGCGGTGGCGGACGGTGGATGGTCAGTGGAGACGAGCCGGGCACAGGCTAG